A single region of the Pontimicrobium sp. SW4 genome encodes:
- a CDS encoding tetratricopeptide repeat protein gives MNTALRFAKQSLDLAIEIESPILQAEALEEVSHIERNLGNNHLSFQASLKALQIYESLNMVKRQAASYSQLANNYMSDENYDLAIQYLKKAKNIYADSDNIQNHVLTILNLGEAYRLAQHLDSAATAFQQTLQLNKTLNNDIVQGYSQGNLGMVYNTQNKLELAEENLNDAITILAPMGDDYSTSVYLAELGTVYNKEGKHKLAEAKFLEAHSMAKQAGLKEQIRDFSAFLTSFYEEQKQYRKALEYQKQFQVYQDSLVNKENVQKIEQVKASYEIDKRESEIDLLNITNTNQKYWVTSLAIGVSLLLLFAYLLYRGNKKVKVANASLFKREQEKALLLRELNHRIKNNLQMISSLLNLQSHELTGHPAKEAIVAGKHRVEALSLVHRKLYQEDLDTRILLKDYVEELVLGLFHGYDAPFEPDFKIDDISANLDTAVPLALVINEIIINALKYAYNNIHKPKLKIVMAQEKEYLNIEIIDNGIGFNTNEAEKNNSFGIKLIYSLIEQLEGTIKKLDSKHGAHWKMTIKIA, from the coding sequence ATGAATACTGCATTACGTTTTGCGAAACAATCTTTGGATCTAGCAATTGAAATAGAGTCACCAATTTTACAAGCCGAAGCCTTAGAAGAAGTTAGTCATATAGAGAGAAACCTTGGTAACAATCACTTATCATTTCAAGCCTCTTTAAAGGCATTACAAATTTATGAATCCTTAAATATGGTGAAAAGACAAGCGGCATCATATTCACAACTGGCAAATAATTATATGAGTGATGAAAATTATGATTTGGCAATTCAATATCTAAAAAAAGCAAAAAACATTTATGCGGATTCAGATAATATTCAAAATCATGTTTTAACTATTTTAAATCTAGGAGAAGCCTATCGTTTAGCTCAACATTTGGATAGTGCAGCAACCGCTTTTCAACAAACTTTACAATTAAACAAAACTTTAAATAATGATATCGTACAAGGCTATTCCCAAGGTAACCTTGGAATGGTTTATAATACTCAAAACAAGTTAGAATTAGCAGAAGAAAACCTAAACGATGCAATTACTATTCTAGCTCCCATGGGAGATGATTATTCTACTTCTGTATATCTTGCTGAGTTAGGGACAGTCTATAATAAAGAAGGAAAGCACAAACTTGCTGAAGCTAAGTTTTTAGAAGCGCATTCTATGGCTAAACAAGCTGGCCTAAAAGAACAGATTAGAGATTTTAGTGCTTTTCTTACTAGTTTTTATGAAGAGCAAAAACAGTATCGTAAAGCTTTAGAGTATCAAAAACAGTTTCAGGTGTATCAAGATAGTTTGGTCAACAAAGAGAATGTCCAGAAAATAGAACAAGTTAAGGCTAGTTACGAAATAGACAAACGCGAGTCTGAAATAGATTTATTAAACATCACTAATACCAACCAAAAATACTGGGTCACCTCTTTAGCTATAGGTGTTTCTTTATTGTTGCTTTTTGCTTACCTACTCTATCGCGGTAATAAAAAAGTTAAGGTCGCTAATGCTAGTTTATTTAAGCGCGAGCAAGAAAAGGCATTACTGCTTAGAGAGCTTAATCATCGTATAAAGAATAATTTACAAATGATCTCAAGTTTACTAAACCTTCAAAGCCATGAGCTTACAGGTCATCCTGCCAAAGAAGCCATTGTAGCAGGTAAACATCGTGTAGAAGCACTCTCTCTAGTGCATAGAAAACTCTATCAAGAAGATTTAGATACACGAATATTATTAAAGGACTATGTAGAAGAATTAGTTCTAGGGCTTTTTCATGGCTATGATGCGCCTTTTGAACCAGATTTTAAAATTGATGATATTAGTGCGAATCTAGATACAGCTGTTCCACTGGCTTTAGTTATTAATGAAATTATAATCAATGCATTAAAATATGCATATAATAACATTCATAAACCAAAACTCAAAATAGTTATGGCACAGGAAAAAGAGTATCTAAATATTGAAATTATAGATAATGGGATTGGTTTTAATACTAATGAGGCAGAAAAAAACAACTCTTTTGGTATTAAGCTTATCTACTCATTAATTGAACAATTAGAAGGGACTATTAAAAAATTGGATAGCAAACATGGAGCACATTGGAAAATGACTATAAAAATTGCATAA
- a CDS encoding response regulator has translation MNSKTAKVKILIVEDETLIAKDIKNRLEAINYHVVGIAASAERALQLIKEHTDIDILLIDIILKGELDGIELARIINNHHHIPFIFLTSHADTHLVERAKSVRPYAYILKPFNDRQVSIAIELALMNYANKTHERSLLKKQSFNKKDNQVLQIKDSLFLKKNHHFERVPLKDILFLQADSNYCTVSTKSERFIYSMVLKKIEKHLPITQFLRVHRSYVVNINLVNGFEGNMLFIGNKKIPVSKTYRNKVFKLFHTI, from the coding sequence ATGAATAGTAAAACCGCTAAAGTAAAAATTCTTATCGTAGAAGATGAAACATTAATTGCTAAAGACATTAAAAATAGGCTTGAAGCAATCAACTATCATGTTGTTGGAATTGCTGCTTCTGCTGAACGTGCTTTGCAATTAATTAAAGAACATACTGATATTGACATCTTATTAATCGATATTATTTTAAAAGGAGAGCTTGATGGTATTGAGCTTGCTCGCATCATTAATAATCATCATCATATTCCATTTATATTTTTAACATCACATGCCGACACACATTTAGTAGAACGCGCAAAAAGTGTTCGTCCTTATGCTTATATTTTAAAACCTTTTAATGACCGTCAAGTGAGTATAGCAATAGAATTAGCTCTAATGAATTATGCAAACAAAACTCATGAAAGATCACTTTTAAAAAAACAATCTTTTAATAAAAAAGATAATCAAGTATTGCAAATTAAAGACAGTTTGTTTCTTAAAAAGAACCATCATTTTGAACGCGTTCCTTTAAAAGACATTTTGTTTTTACAAGCAGATAGCAATTATTGTACAGTAAGCACAAAATCTGAGCGGTTTATTTACTCTATGGTACTTAAAAAAATAGAAAAGCATTTGCCTATAACTCAATTTTTAAGAGTACATAGAAGCTATGTTGTAAACATTAATTTAGTTAATGGATTTGAAGGAAATATGCTTTTTATTGGAAACAAAAAAATACCTGTAAGTAAAACTTATAGAAATAAAGTTTTTAAATTATTTCATACCATTTAG
- a CDS encoding DEAD/DEAH box helicase — protein MSFKKLIEPLKITLENLQFEAPLDFQKVSLPKIKSGVDVFGIGPEGSGKTTTLILSVVQKLKGIAFEDAPRALIIVRDKQEALALKDKFNVYTNQTDLRVYCAYEEHNIDTQRDEIYDGVDVLIATPKRLNKLFLLNSINLSQLKMFIVEDAEFSTISNNFQDINRISESINKCQYVVFAKTFDAKIRRFQETFMYNSQKVEIN, from the coding sequence TTGTCGTTTAAAAAATTAATAGAGCCTTTAAAAATCACCCTTGAGAACTTACAATTTGAAGCACCTTTAGATTTTCAAAAAGTAAGTTTACCAAAAATTAAAAGTGGTGTGGATGTATTTGGTATTGGTCCAGAAGGTTCAGGAAAAACAACAACATTAATCCTTAGTGTTGTTCAAAAACTAAAAGGAATAGCCTTCGAAGATGCACCAAGAGCATTAATTATTGTGAGGGATAAGCAGGAAGCTTTAGCTTTAAAAGATAAATTTAATGTGTATACTAATCAAACAGATTTGCGTGTATACTGTGCTTATGAAGAACATAATATTGATACACAAAGAGATGAAATTTACGACGGTGTAGATGTGCTTATTGCAACACCTAAGCGTTTAAATAAGCTCTTTTTATTAAATAGTATTAATTTGAGTCAGCTGAAAATGTTTATTGTTGAAGATGCTGAATTTTCAACTATAAGTAATAATTTTCAGGATATAAATCGTATTTCAGAGAGTATAAATAAATGTCAGTACGTAGTTTTTGCTAAAACATTTGATGCTAAAATTAGACGTTTTCAAGAGACGTTTATGTATAACTCACAAAAAGTTGAGATTAACTAA
- a CDS encoding multidrug effflux MFS transporter — protein sequence MQNRQTFEFEFVALMASLMSIVALSIDALLPALPEIGTALSVQNPNDNQLLVTMIFLGLGFGQLIFGPLSDSFGRKPIVYIGFTLFIIATFICVSTKSFEMMIFGRVLQGVGLASPRTLSIAMIRDSYSGNYMAKVLSIVVMFFILVPVIAPTLGQFLLNYYNWESIFYVNLLFGFVVMIWFWRRQDETLNKDKRIKFTPMLFVNGTIEFMKHKHAVGFTLVSGFITGSFMVYLSTAQQIFEQQYDLGDMFPYIFASLAISVGLATFLNSRYVVKFGMWRIAYFATIAYCLISILYVVLFWSGVNPSFKILISFFALQFFAIGFLFGNLRSLAMQPLGHIAGIGAAINGFVSTVMAVPIANYIGSFVSDSVLPLFIGFSIFGILSLLVFLRLKVSKA from the coding sequence ATGCAAAATAGGCAAACTTTTGAATTCGAATTCGTAGCATTAATGGCTTCATTAATGTCTATCGTAGCACTTTCTATAGATGCGCTTTTACCTGCACTTCCTGAAATTGGAACTGCGTTAAGTGTTCAAAACCCAAATGACAACCAATTATTGGTGACCATGATTTTTTTAGGCTTAGGTTTTGGTCAGCTTATTTTTGGTCCTTTATCAGATAGTTTTGGAAGAAAACCTATTGTATATATTGGTTTTACACTATTTATTATTGCCACTTTTATTTGTGTGTCTACTAAAAGTTTTGAGATGATGATTTTTGGTCGTGTATTACAAGGAGTTGGTCTCGCATCACCAAGAACATTAAGCATTGCCATGATTAGAGATTCATATAGTGGTAATTATATGGCTAAAGTGCTCTCCATTGTTGTGATGTTCTTCATTTTAGTTCCAGTTATTGCTCCTACTCTAGGACAGTTTTTATTAAATTATTACAACTGGGAATCCATTTTTTATGTAAATCTTTTATTTGGTTTTGTTGTCATGATTTGGTTTTGGAGACGTCAAGATGAAACGCTAAACAAAGACAAACGCATAAAATTTACACCTATGCTATTTGTAAATGGTACTATAGAGTTTATGAAGCATAAACATGCCGTTGGTTTTACGTTGGTATCTGGATTTATTACAGGTTCCTTTATGGTGTATTTGAGTACAGCTCAGCAAATCTTTGAGCAGCAATATGATCTAGGAGATATGTTCCCATATATCTTTGCTAGCTTAGCTATTTCTGTTGGTTTAGCGACTTTTTTAAATAGCCGTTATGTCGTGAAATTTGGTATGTGGCGCATAGCATATTTTGCTACTATTGCTTATTGTTTAATTTCAATTCTTTATGTTGTTTTATTTTGGTCTGGAGTAAATCCGAGCTTTAAAATACTTATTAGTTTTTTCGCTTTACAATTTTTTGCAATAGGATTTTTATTTGGAAACTTACGCTCGTTGGCGATGCAACCTTTAGGGCATATTGCTGGTATTGGTGCAGCAATTAATGGTTTTGTATCTACTGTAATGGCTGTTCCTATTGCAAACTATATTGGAAGCTTTGTCTCAGATTCTGTGTTACCGCTTTTTATTGGGTTTTCAATATTTGGGATTTTGTCGTTATTAGTGTTTTTAAGGTTAAAAGTTTCCAAAGCATAA
- a CDS encoding tail fiber domain-containing protein, protein MKKIIVFIIAIFSLTLNAQQGINYKALVKDNLGNVVANQSITVQFQILEGVGQTNVYQETHTPTTTTNGFVVLIMGTGTVNSGVFNTIDWGNDDHYLNVRINTGSGLIDMGTTQFSAVPYALHAKSVDGAVSKLNDLTDAKSDNDGTDNGSSVFMGIDAGLNDDGTNNRNVGIGYQALYSNTTGAVNTANGFHALYSNTTGSSNTANGFHALYSNTTGSSNTANGYLALESNTEGNYNTANGYLALVKNTTGSFNTANGDEALFRNTTGYYNTANGYRALYSNTIGNSNTANGNEALYSNTTGTANTANGNKALDSNTTGHYNTAFGNTSLKTNVSGSYNVAIGNDALYNVTSGSNNIALGAATTVPSATGSHQVRIGNSQITYAGVQVAWTVTSDKRWKDQIRELPYGLNMVNRLQPVDYVRKNNTQQTREIGFIAQDVQKVLQDLGYNNQGLLSKDDQGYLSIRYNDLIPVLTKAIQEQQEQIKKLQTEKASYNAELNNLQVKTEQQSKVLQQLLERVSIIENANSN, encoded by the coding sequence ATGAAAAAAATAATAGTATTTATAATTGCGATTTTTAGCTTAACACTAAATGCGCAACAAGGCATTAACTATAAAGCCTTAGTAAAAGATAATTTAGGAAATGTAGTAGCTAACCAAAGCATTACAGTACAGTTTCAAATATTAGAAGGTGTAGGACAAACCAACGTCTATCAAGAAACACATACACCAACAACAACAACAAATGGTTTTGTGGTACTTATCATGGGTACAGGAACTGTTAATTCTGGTGTGTTTAATACGATAGATTGGGGAAACGACGATCATTATCTAAATGTGCGAATAAATACAGGCAGTGGTTTGATAGATATGGGAACCACTCAATTTAGTGCAGTGCCTTATGCGTTGCATGCTAAGAGTGTAGATGGTGCAGTTTCTAAACTTAACGATTTAACCGATGCCAAATCGGATAACGATGGTACAGATAATGGTTCTTCTGTATTTATGGGTATAGATGCTGGACTAAATGATGACGGTACTAATAATCGTAATGTTGGTATTGGTTATCAAGCATTATATAGTAATACTACAGGAGCTGTTAATACCGCTAATGGTTTTCATGCATTATATAGTAATACTACAGGATCTAGCAATACCGCTAATGGTTTTCATGCATTATATAGTAATACTACAGGATCTAGCAATACCGCTAATGGTTATCTAGCATTAGAAAGTAATACTGAAGGAAATTATAATACCGCTAATGGTTATCTAGCATTAGTTAAAAATACAACAGGAAGTTTTAATACCGCTAATGGTGATGAAGCATTATTTAGAAATACAACAGGGTATTATAATACTGCGAATGGTTACCGAGCATTATATAGTAATACTATAGGAAATAGTAATACTGCTAATGGTAATGAAGCATTATATAGTAATACTACAGGAACTGCTAATACCGCTAATGGTAATAAAGCACTAGATAGCAATACTACGGGACATTATAACACTGCTTTTGGTAATACTAGTTTAAAGACTAATGTTTCTGGAAGCTATAATGTTGCTATAGGCAACGACGCTTTGTATAACGTTACTAGTGGGAGTAATAATATTGCTCTAGGTGCTGCTACTACAGTGCCTAGTGCTACAGGAAGCCATCAAGTACGTATTGGTAATTCTCAAATCACCTATGCAGGAGTACAAGTAGCATGGACAGTAACCTCCGATAAACGTTGGAAAGACCAAATACGTGAGTTGCCTTATGGTTTAAACATGGTAAATAGATTACAACCAGTAGATTATGTACGTAAAAACAATACGCAACAAACTCGCGAAATAGGTTTTATTGCACAAGATGTACAAAAGGTATTGCAAGACTTAGGCTATAACAACCAAGGGCTGTTAAGTAAAGACGACCAAGGTTATTTAAGCATTCGTTATAACGATTTAATTCCTGTGTTAACCAAAGCCATACAAGAGCAGCAAGAACAAATAAAGAAATTACAAACTGAAAAAGCATCGTATAATGCAGAATTAAATAACTTACAAGTAAAAACAGAGCAACAATCAAAAGTTTTACAGCAGCTTTTAGAACGTGTTTCTATTATTGAAAATGCAAACTCAAACTAG
- a CDS encoding T9SS type A sorting domain-containing protein — MKQQYILLILSMFTSICMAQTYEFALVHNGNYDFKVVAIPNFDSGGNTDISDIGFTLMLPAGTADIVNHNGLLTSRTWTVQQHDAAFLTGQGLGDGTLDAFQFNVPPGQSIITHTNGQQIDLISFQVSNNPTSGTMYFLLNSDPIATGAGSVLDSFYNTDLDGPGGNPTADYFGGLASGMESFSFAPLSIDNAKIDLAFISVYPNPTKGVVNVDTSKTISKLELYDVLGKLVVTKTNSYRIDLTQLPNGIYFLKGEVDNTSFTRRIVKQ, encoded by the coding sequence ATGAAACAACAATACATTCTTTTAATATTGAGCATGTTCACTTCCATTTGTATGGCGCAAACCTATGAGTTTGCTTTAGTTCATAATGGAAATTACGATTTTAAAGTGGTAGCAATCCCAAATTTTGATTCAGGAGGAAACACCGATATTTCTGATATTGGTTTTACACTAATGCTTCCAGCAGGAACAGCCGATATTGTAAATCATAATGGCTTATTAACCTCTAGAACTTGGACTGTGCAACAGCATGATGCTGCTTTTTTAACAGGACAAGGCTTAGGCGATGGAACTTTAGATGCTTTTCAGTTTAATGTACCACCTGGACAAAGTATTATTACACATACAAATGGGCAACAAATAGACTTGATAAGTTTTCAAGTAAGTAATAATCCAACCAGTGGAACAATGTATTTCTTGTTAAATAGCGACCCTATTGCAACAGGAGCTGGTAGTGTATTGGATAGTTTTTATAATACAGATTTAGATGGTCCAGGAGGAAACCCAACAGCCGATTATTTTGGTGGATTAGCCTCTGGTATGGAAAGTTTTTCATTTGCGCCATTAAGTATAGATAATGCCAAAATTGATCTGGCATTTATATCAGTCTACCCAAATCCAACTAAAGGTGTTGTTAATGTAGATACATCAAAAACGATAAGTAAACTGGAATTGTACGATGTTTTAGGAAAATTAGTAGTTACAAAAACTAATTCTTATAGAATTGATTTGACGCAACTACCAAATGGTATTTATTTTTTAAAAGGAGAGGTAGATAATACAAGTTTTACAAGAAGAATAGTAAAACAATAA
- a CDS encoding hemagglutinin protein: MLRLFVFVVFANCTIINAQTIEKYSIDSGGAIASAGGMELMYTLGETSIQELKVSGTSMSEGFINSNFKVLVLPQVFLQGPMLNPSTPGLMNDDLRSGNQLPTTSPYADVATVNASIFTVTGNNAIVDWVWLELRASNDTGELINGKSALLQRDGDIVDLDGVSNLKMQAAPTQHYVVVKHRNHLGVMTGNTVGLKETANTSIAYKQNALVTYGSNAQVQLANGSMALWAGITDTNKKIRFSGANNNANVIKDAVLAHPGNGFNSVTYGISGYLLFDCDLNGQGKFSGSGNDSNIIKDNVLSHPANGFNSPTFTINPTVPPKN; encoded by the coding sequence ATGTTAAGATTATTTGTGTTTGTAGTTTTTGCTAACTGCACAATTATTAATGCCCAAACTATAGAAAAATATAGTATAGATAGTGGTGGAGCTATAGCTTCAGCAGGAGGTATGGAGTTAATGTATACTTTAGGTGAAACTAGTATTCAAGAATTAAAGGTTAGTGGCACCAGTATGTCCGAAGGCTTTATAAACTCAAACTTTAAAGTGTTGGTATTACCACAGGTGTTTTTACAAGGACCAATGCTAAACCCTAGCACACCAGGACTTATGAACGATGATTTACGTTCTGGAAACCAGCTTCCAACTACAAGCCCTTATGCAGATGTAGCCACTGTTAATGCTTCAATTTTTACAGTTACTGGAAACAATGCTATTGTAGATTGGGTTTGGTTAGAGTTAAGAGCAAGCAATGATACAGGTGAATTAATAAACGGAAAATCAGCCTTATTACAACGCGATGGTGATATTGTAGATTTAGATGGTGTTTCCAATTTAAAAATGCAAGCAGCACCCACGCAACATTATGTGGTGGTTAAACACCGTAACCATTTAGGGGTAATGACAGGGAATACGGTTGGTTTAAAAGAAACAGCCAATACATCAATTGCTTATAAACAAAATGCATTAGTTACTTACGGTAGTAATGCACAAGTGCAACTTGCAAATGGCAGTATGGCATTATGGGCTGGTATTACCGATACTAATAAGAAAATTAGATTTTCTGGAGCCAATAACAACGCCAATGTTATAAAGGATGCTGTATTAGCACACCCTGGAAATGGCTTTAACTCTGTTACTTATGGAATCTCTGGATATTTACTTTTTGATTGCGATTTAAACGGTCAAGGTAAGTTCTCTGGTTCAGGAAACGATAGTAATATTATAAAAGACAATGTTCTATCTCATCCAGCAAATGGATTTAACTCTCCAACATTTACAATTAATCCAACAGTACCTCCAAAAAATTAA
- a CDS encoding histidine kinase gives MESDSIIWYGERKGLYKLDLKNLTSTKIKLDEPIFPPNYRNYILELELVKDTLYVGTANGLYLVNKNSHKIISKHFINGKDVKHRESSQSVQSIYPKLEKDVVWVALMNGFYRLDLRTNTHKKHTISSIWSDSLAHNFNRGYQHESNLMMPAYGLGMVAFNFKTEAFSRFETGIKYKDDWRYNIIRSAIPINDSTALVNVAKLGNAVFNNYTKTYKWLKTPDAMMDGVFLNLDRSGYVWASKRGQIFRSTIPLKTYIKPFKHIIDVSSFKANNTLVKRPNIDGYAPIQLNETERNIDIEFSISKPYVLDDFTYQYNLDESGWETITDPNDLKLYDVPVGHHNIVIRAISNTGNNLASRELSFYIYQPFYKSSYFLGLILLALLILTYFFGRYKKGRRIREEELKTSYELKLTKLEAEALRSQINPHFIFNTLNSIKYYTIKKDKHETLNFINEFSTLIRQILETSRKPLVSIDDELKTITSYIEIEKLRFSKTFNYHIDIDTSVDHHFQIPPMIIQPFIENAIWHGLMHKDGDRQLTIRIKQEVKTLILEIEDNGIGRKASNNISKKKSHKSSLGISITSNRLKQLEMLSNIKSSFEIFDLYSSNNLAIGTKVVIKFKKTTND, from the coding sequence ATGGAGAGTGACAGCATTATTTGGTACGGAGAACGTAAAGGATTGTACAAATTAGACTTAAAAAATTTAACGTCCACTAAGATTAAATTAGACGAGCCTATATTTCCACCTAATTATCGAAACTATATTTTAGAGTTGGAATTAGTAAAAGACACTCTTTATGTTGGCACAGCCAATGGACTTTATCTTGTTAATAAGAATAGTCATAAAATAATATCTAAACACTTTATTAATGGCAAAGATGTAAAACACAGAGAAAGTTCTCAATCTGTACAATCAATATATCCAAAACTAGAAAAAGATGTTGTTTGGGTTGCATTAATGAATGGTTTTTATAGACTCGATTTAAGAACCAATACACATAAAAAACATACAATATCAAGTATTTGGTCAGATTCCTTAGCACATAATTTTAATCGTGGATACCAACATGAATCCAATCTTATGATGCCTGCATATGGGCTAGGTATGGTGGCATTCAATTTTAAAACAGAAGCATTTTCACGTTTCGAAACCGGAATAAAATATAAGGACGATTGGCGTTATAATATTATTCGTTCCGCAATTCCTATTAACGACAGTACAGCACTCGTAAATGTTGCAAAATTGGGTAACGCCGTTTTTAACAATTATACCAAAACTTATAAATGGTTAAAAACTCCAGATGCTATGATGGATGGTGTCTTTTTAAATTTAGATAGGAGTGGCTACGTTTGGGCTTCCAAGCGAGGGCAAATTTTTAGATCTACTATTCCTTTAAAAACATATATAAAACCTTTTAAGCATATTATAGACGTAAGCTCATTTAAAGCAAATAATACTTTAGTAAAAAGGCCAAATATTGATGGATACGCTCCAATTCAATTAAATGAAACTGAGCGAAATATTGATATAGAATTTTCAATATCTAAGCCTTATGTACTTGACGATTTTACCTATCAATATAACCTAGATGAAAGTGGTTGGGAAACAATTACAGATCCCAATGATTTAAAATTATATGATGTACCTGTTGGTCATCACAATATTGTTATTCGGGCTATCAGCAACACTGGTAATAATTTAGCATCCAGAGAGCTATCATTTTATATATATCAACCTTTTTATAAATCATCTTATTTTTTAGGTTTAATTCTTTTGGCTTTATTAATCCTTACGTATTTTTTTGGTAGATATAAAAAAGGTCGTAGAATAAGAGAAGAAGAACTAAAAACAAGCTACGAATTAAAGCTCACTAAGTTAGAAGCAGAAGCATTGCGTTCTCAAATTAATCCGCATTTTATATTTAATACTTTGAATAGTATTAAATATTATACTATAAAAAAAGACAAACATGAAACACTAAATTTTATAAATGAATTTTCTACGCTTATTCGTCAAATCTTAGAAACTTCAAGAAAACCTTTAGTATCTATTGATGATGAATTAAAAACAATTACTTCGTACATAGAAATTGAAAAACTGCGGTTTAGTAAAACTTTTAATTATCACATTGATATTGACACGAGTGTTGATCATCATTTTCAAATTCCGCCAATGATTATTCAACCATTTATTGAAAATGCTATTTGGCATGGACTAATGCATAAAGATGGAGATAGGCAATTAACAATTAGAATTAAGCAAGAAGTTAAAACTCTAATCTTAGAAATAGAGGATAATGGTATTGGCAGAAAAGCCTCTAACAACATTTCGAAAAAGAAATCTCACAAATCTAGTTTAGGCATTTCTATAACTTCAAATAGATTAAAACAGTTAGAGATGCTTAGTAACATAAAAAGTTCGTTCGAAATTTTTGACTTATATTCATCAAATAATCTAGCAATAGGAACCAAGGTAGTAATAAAATTTAAAAAGACAACAAATGATTAA
- a CDS encoding LytTR family DNA-binding domain-containing protein has protein sequence MIKQRAILIDDEVNSLEILEYELLNLNRDIEIVAKCSDARKVANIIESEKPNLVFLDIEMPWLSGFEVLDQLTYLDFNLVFVTAYNQYAIKAFKYLAYDYLLKPVNGTELKNTLERIDTKSNNLQKEELKSILNLLTENNLKLERIPFPTQKGIEFIRVNDIIRFQADSNYTEIHTTDSKKTTISKTLKSIEELLDKNQFIRVHQSHLINLSKLASYIKEDGGYLKMLDNSIVPLSRSRKSLFLERITKV, from the coding sequence ATGATTAAGCAACGAGCTATTTTAATAGACGATGAAGTAAATAGTCTTGAAATATTAGAGTATGAACTTCTAAATTTAAATAGAGATATTGAGATCGTTGCCAAATGCAGTGATGCACGTAAAGTTGCTAATATTATTGAAAGCGAAAAACCAAATTTGGTATTTTTAGATATTGAAATGCCTTGGTTAAGTGGTTTCGAGGTATTAGATCAACTCACATATTTAGATTTCAACCTTGTATTTGTTACAGCATATAACCAATATGCCATTAAAGCCTTTAAATACTTAGCTTATGATTATTTACTAAAACCTGTAAACGGTACTGAGCTAAAAAACACATTAGAGCGAATAGATACAAAAAGTAATAATTTGCAAAAAGAAGAATTAAAAAGTATCCTAAATTTACTTACTGAAAATAATTTAAAACTAGAACGCATTCCCTTTCCAACACAAAAAGGAATTGAATTTATTCGTGTTAATGATATTATTCGCTTTCAAGCCGACTCTAATTATACCGAAATACATACAACAGATTCAAAAAAAACTACCATTTCTAAAACCCTAAAAAGTATTGAAGAACTTCTAGACAAAAACCAGTTTATTAGAGTACATCAATCGCATTTAATTAACTTAAGCAAACTTGCTAGTTATATTAAAGAAGATGGTGGTTATTTAAAAATGCTTGATAACAGTATTGTCCCACTTTCACGCTCCCGTAAATCACTCTTTCTTGAACGTATTACTAAAGTATAA